In one window of Candidatus Margulisiibacteriota bacterium DNA:
- a CDS encoding type II toxin-antitoxin system VapB family antitoxin yields the protein MRTTLELDQALLGEAMRWTGQPTKTAVITTALKQIIQTQKRLRLIGLSGKVKLPINLNRTRQRA from the coding sequence ATGCGGACAACTCTGGAGCTTGACCAAGCCCTGCTAGGAGAAGCCATGCGCTGGACTGGACAGCCCACCAAGACGGCCGTAATCACCACGGCCTTGAAACAAATTATTCAAACGCAAAAAAGACTACGGCTGATCGGTCTGTCCGGCAAGGTAAAACTGCCAATCAACCTCAACCGCACCAGACAAAGAGCATGA
- a CDS encoding PIN domain-containing protein: MKYLVDSCVWIDFFGQKKHFKIISRLLFNNSAVLNEIILAELLPVAKLQKETTFIDCLSGLEIAPLHIVWPEITEMQYQCLKGGLNKVGLLDIVIAQNAKQNGLALLSTDKHMRFLARKFGVQLKQA; the protein is encoded by the coding sequence ATGAAGTATTTGGTTGACAGCTGTGTTTGGATAGACTTTTTCGGGCAGAAAAAACATTTTAAAATTATCTCCCGCCTTTTGTTTAATAACTCTGCCGTTCTAAACGAAATAATCCTGGCCGAATTGCTGCCAGTGGCCAAACTGCAAAAAGAAACTACTTTTATTGATTGTTTGTCTGGTCTGGAAATCGCGCCGCTGCACATTGTTTGGCCGGAAATCACGGAAATGCAATATCAGTGTCTCAAAGGCGGTTTAAACAAAGTCGGTTTGCTGGACATAGTCATCGCGCAGAATGCTAAACAAAACGGACTGGCTTTACTTTCCACAGATAAACATATGCGCTTTTTGGCGCGGAAATTTGGTGTGCAATTGAAACAGGCTTAA
- a CDS encoding LEA type 2 family protein, translated as MAKILCGALCCFCLFGCMQQPTISYKDCVVELNDLQSASARINFSVSNPNVFPLQGKVSYTLLLQEKELAAGQTNDLEAKANTDTSFVLEQNIEFAKIFDSAADLVKAVLDGQEFVRVRLTGRYELNAALFFKESIPFDQAVEIPLPSQTQIEAEFRKNIQQNLQQNLNLNNLGGLPL; from the coding sequence TTGGCTAAAATATTATGCGGCGCGCTTTGCTGCTTTTGTTTGTTCGGCTGTATGCAGCAGCCGACGATCAGCTATAAAGACTGCGTGGTCGAGCTAAATGATCTGCAGTCCGCCAGCGCCAGGATTAATTTTTCCGTGAGCAATCCTAATGTTTTTCCGCTACAGGGCAAGGTGAGTTACACGCTGCTTTTGCAGGAAAAAGAATTGGCGGCCGGCCAGACCAATGACCTTGAAGCGAAAGCCAATACGGACACCAGTTTTGTTTTAGAACAAAATATTGAGTTCGCTAAAATTTTTGACTCAGCGGCGGATCTGGTCAAGGCGGTGCTTGACGGGCAAGAGTTTGTGCGCGTGCGTTTGACCGGACGCTATGAACTGAATGCCGCGTTATTTTTTAAAGAATCCATTCCGTTTGACCAGGCTGTGGAAATACCCCTGCCGTCGCAGACGCAGATCGAGGCGGAATTCCGCAAAAACATCCAACAAAACCTGCAGCAAAATTTGAATTTAAATAATCTGGGCGGCCTGCCGCTTTAA
- a CDS encoding 4Fe-4S binding protein translates to MAHVISEDCIACGSCAGECPEQAISEGDGKYEIDATRCIDCGACTGVCPVEAISAPSVPEN, encoded by the coding sequence CGTTATTTCCGAAGATTGTATTGCTTGCGGTTCTTGCGCCGGTGAATGCCCTGAACAGGCGATCAGCGAGGGCGACGGCAAATACGAAATTGACGCGACCCGTTGCATTGATTGCGGAGCCTGCACCGGGGTTTGTCCGGTCGAGGCTATTTCCGCGCCGTCCGTGCCGGAAAACTAA